In Methanoregula formicica SMSP, the DNA window AAAGTCGCGCGACAACAAGACCGGATCCTGGCGGGTATTCAAGCCGGTCTTCGATCATGAAAAGTGCTCGAAATGCGGGATGTGCCAGACCCTCTGTCCCGAAGGGTGCGTCCACGAAGATGCAGAAGGGTTCTTCAATCCCGATTATGATTACTGCAAAGGATGCGGGATATGTGCCGAGGAGTGCCCGAAAGAAGCGATTGCCATGAAACAGGAGGAGAAGTAAATGCTGGAGATAACCGAGGGATCGCACGCGGTGGCTGAAGCAGTCCGGCTCTGTCGCCCGCAGGTGGTCTCGGCATACCCGATCACCCCCCAGACCCATATCGTCGAAGCTCTCGCGGATTTTGTTGCCAACGGGAAGCTCGACGCCGAGTACATTACTGTTGAGAACGAACTCTCCGCACTCTCTGCCTGCGTTGGTGCAAGCGCAGCGGGTTCGCGTGCCTACTCGGCAACAACATCGCAGGGCCTGATGCTGATGGCCGAGGTTGTTTTCAATGCTGCGGGCATGCGCCTCCCTATCGTCATGTCCATCGCGAACCGTGCCATGGGCGCACCGCTCTCCATCTGGAACGACATGCAGGACTCAATCTCCCTGCGCGACGCGGGCTGGCTCCACTTCTATGCTGAGGATAACCAGGAGGCAACCGACCTCCACTTCCTTGCCTTTAAAGTGGCGGAAGACCCCTCCGTCCAGCTGCCGGTCTTTGTCTGCTTTGACGGGTTCATCCTCTCCCACACCTATGAGCCGGTGGACATCCTCACGCAGGAACAGGCTGACAAGTTCCTGCCGGCGTTTGCTCCGGCCGAGAAGCTGGATGCAAAAGACCCCATCAGTTTCGGCATGTATGCGACACCGGAATATTATCTCGAATTCCGCTACGAGACGAACGAAGCCCAGAAACGGGCTAAGGACGCAATCGTAAAGTACGGAAAAGAGTTTGGTGCGCTCTTTGGCAGGGATTACAGCGCGTTCATCGAATCGTACCGGCTCGATGATGCCGAGACCGCAATCGTAGCGATGGGCTCCATGTGCGGGACGATCAAGGATGCCATTGACGAGATGCGGGATGACGGTATGAAGGTCGGGCTCCTGCGGATCCGGGTCTTCCGCCCGTTCCCGATTGAAGAGGTTGCCAAAGCGCTTACCCACGTGAAGCGCATTGCAGTGCTTGACAAGAACGTCTCGCTTGGCTCCCGGGGAGGAGCAACAGCAATCGAGGTCCGTGATGCACTGTACGGCTCCACGATACCGGTAAAAGGCTACATCCTCGGGCTTGGCGGCCGCGATATCCGCAAGAAGGACATCAAGGAGATCGTGAGTCTCTGCGAGAAAGGGATCGGCGACCAGTTCTACGGGCTGCGCAAGGAGTTGATCTGAGATGGCAGAAAAGAAGAAGACCTGCGACCTGTTCGACTGCGGCCACCGTGCCTGCGGCGGCTGCGGGGCGTCGCTTGCTGCCAGGCTCGTGACGGAAGCGGCTGGGCCCGAGACGATCGTTGTCTCCTCCACCGGGTGCATGGAGGTTTTCTCCACCCCGTACCCGGAGACTGCATGGAAGGTCCCGTGGATCCACTCGCTTTTTGAGAACGCTGCGGCGGTTGCATCGGGCATCGACGCTGCGCTGAAGAAGCAGGGCAGGAAAGAGAAGATCGTGATCATGGCAGGCGATGGAGCAACCTTCGACATCGGTATGATCAGCATCAGCGGCGCATTCGAGCGCGGCCATGACTTCACCTACATCTGCTATGACAACGAGGCATACATGAACACCGGCATCCAGCGGTCCGGTGCCACACCCCTCGATGCCAGCACGACCACAAGCCCGGCCGGCTCCCAGTCGTTTGGCAACAAGCGGCCCAAGAAGGACATGCCCGCAATCCTTGCAGCACACGGGGCACCTTATGTCGCTACGGCATCCATCGCCTATCCGGCAGACCTCCGGCAAAAAGTCGAAAAAGCCATCAACACCAAGGGGCCGTGCTATGTGCAGGTCCATGCACCCTGCTGCACGGGCTGGGGATTCGAGGGCGAGCAGACCATCGCGATCGCAAAACTCGCCATCGAGACCGGGCTCTGGCCGAACTTCGAGATGGTGGATGGCAAGGTCACGAAGGTGAAGAAGGTTGTCCGCAAGCCGGTGACTGAATACTTAAAGACCCAGAAACGGTTCCGCCACCTTTTCAAGCCGAAACTGCAGGAAGCGGAGATCGCGGCAATCCAGGCCATCGCCGACCGGAATGCCGAGAAGTACGGTCTCGACATCAAGCTCCCGCCTAGGAAAGAATAAAAAACATTCCTTCTCTTCTTTTTTCGAGCCGGTAATTCTCTTTTGGATGAGGGCATGTTTTGGCGGGTATGAAAATCCCCATGATTTTCATGAACTTTCTGTGCTGCTTCGCCGCATAGGCGCTCTGTTGAAACGCACATGAACCAGAGTCCACAGCCGAACGATGAAAAAGCCATGCACTATGAATGGGTGTGAGTGCTCCCCATTTCAGGGATACGCCAATCCGGGCCCTTTACGGGCTCCGTTTCCCTTCTTTTCCGGCTCCAGCGGGAATAATTCGAAGACTTCGTCTTCTCATGTCTCATGCTTTCAGCATTCGACATTTCGGAAAATGAGGAAATTATCTGGAGAAAGTCTTCATTTTTACGCCGGAGAGGGGAGGTAAATTTTTGCCACATTCTTTTGGCCGATTGGCAGGTAAAACGAGTTTTAGCCAGGGGCAGGGTGTTTGGATCGAACCGGTTGCCGCTATGGCCGGTTTAACGGGAACCCATGGTTCTCCGTCGGAGAATCCTGCGTGCTGGTATGCGAGGGAGAGAGGGCGATAATCAGCAATGTTATTAATCCCGGCGATGACATTAGTAGGTTGTCGGGCTCGTGGTCTAGTCGGTTATGACGTCGCCCTTACACGGCGGAGGTCGCCGGTTCGAATCCGGCCGGGCCCATCGTTTTTTAAAAAAGAGGGTTATGCGATTCTCACGAGCGTGATCGTGAAGACCAGGTCTTTTCCCGCAAGATCGTGGTTCTGGTCAATGGTAATGGTATCTTCAGTCATGGTGATGATCTTGATATATGCCACTGCATTATCAGCAGATCTCCGGATTGAATAGCGTTCACCGACAACGGGATTCTCGATGGCAATATCCGACCGGTTAACCGTGAAGACAAGCGAAGAATCGTACGGTCCGTATGCTTTTACCATGGGGATGTGAACGGTCTTCGTGGTATTCGGGGCCATTCCGATCACCGCCTCCTCAAGGCCGGGAATGACTTTTCCCTGACCGATGGTGAAGACAAGTGGGGATGCGTCCCGGTTTGAATCAAAGACAGTCCCGTCAGCCAGAGAACCGGTGTAATAGACTGATACCGTATCCCCGGTCTTTGCAAAGAACGGATTGAATAAGTAGAACGCAACAGCGGCAACAACAACGAGTGCGACAATAGCACCTATCGCAAACTGCCGCATCTTCTTCTTTTTCGCTGCGACAGCCTCTTTTCCCTTCACTTTTTCAGATTTTTTCATGCTCTCTCCAGTACGTTGATCTCATGACCATAAGAGCATTGCATTCTGTTCCGGAAAACAAAAGCCGGGTTGTTCAGGCAGGCATCATGCACGCAGCGGATTCCTGCCCGCTATCACAATTGCACGGTATAAATACCCCAAGAACCTATGTTGTGATGTTCATTATGCCGGATGAAGTGAAGTATGCAGAAGTTCAGGGCCGTAAAGTCCAGTGGGACCCTGCACAGATGCGCAAGATCAAGGAGCATCCGTGTTTCTCCGAGGGTGCATGCCATAATTTCGGGAGGTGCCACGTCCCGGTTGCACCGAAATGCAATATCCAGTGCAACTACTGCATCCGCGACTTCGACTGTGTCAACGAGAGCCGCCCCGGTGTCACAACAAAAGTGCTCAAGCCGGACGAGGCCATGGACATGGTCAAGAAAGTCGTGGACAAGTACAATTATATCAAGGTCGTCGGGATCGCGGGGCCCGGGGATCCGCTCGCAAACGAGGAGACTTTTGAGACACTCAAGCAACTCCATGAAAAATACCCGAATGTTATCAAGTGTATCAGCACCAACGGCCTCCTCCTTCCGGACAAGATCGACCTTCTCCAGAAATATGACGTGGGCAACATCACGGTCACCTTGAACGCCATCGACCCGGAGATCGGGGCGAAGATCTACCAGTTCGTCGATTACCAGGGAAAACGCTACGAAGGCATTGAGGGCGCAAAACTCCTCCTCTCCCAGCAGATGAAAGGCATCGAAGAGGCAGTCAGACGCAAGATGATCGTGAAGATCAACACCGTCTATATCCCCGGCATCAACGAGGACCACATCCCGGCCATTGCAAAGAAGGTGGGAGAGATGGGCGTCTACACCTTCAACCTCATCCCGCTCATCGCCCAGTACAAGTTCGCCAATATCACCCCACCGACACCCGAGATGAAGCGGAAGATGCAGGACGAGTGCGGCAAATACGTGAAGCAGATGCGGCACTGCCAGCGATGCCGTGCCGATGCAATCGGCAAGCTCGGCCACGACATCCAGTCCTGCGTGTACGAGAATAAGTAACCTTTTTTCCTATCATCCCCTGCACAGGGATAACAGTAATACCGAATCGTTCCGGACTATGTTCGCATATTTGCCAGCGATGCCGGGGCAAGGTCTGGAGTGCTGCAAGATGTGGTGATTCCGTTCAGCTCCCGGGACAACGACAACGATGATGAGCAGGGGTACAAGCCCTTTTCTGATGGCAGTCACTCCTAATCAGCAACAGCGTTTACGGGTTCAATCAGATCTGTAGGACATCCGATTTCGCCGGTGTTCCGGCTGTCTTCCGCTCCGGGAGCACCTCTTCCAGCGCGGCTACGAGACTGTCCACCTTCTCGTTGTTGAACGCTGCCCGGAAAGCGGCAATCTCAGCAGAGTTCATGATCATGATGCCCTTCTTCTTCATCGGGAGCCCGTTCGGGCCAAGGGGATTGATGTCGATAGCAAGGGATGCGGCACGGTTCTTGGTTGCGGGAAGCCGGATAATGGACACGCCTTTGACCGATGTCTGCTTGCGTTCCCAGTCCGCGCCTTCTTCGATAAATGTCCTGAGGGTTTCTGCTAATTCCATAAGAAGAACTATTCATTTATATATTAAAATGCTATTCGTTCCGATCCGGCTGCGAAAAATCGCATGGGACAACGCCAGGTTCTCCCCGTCATGTTTGCACCATCCCCAGCGAATAAGAGGGGGAATGGTCAATGGTACTCCATAACCCGCTCTCCACTACTGGATCACGATCATGCCCTCCATTGCTCTTCCCCCCGGCCAGCCGTTCTCGCTCGACCAGACACTCGGCTGCGGCCAGGTCTTCCGCTGGGAGCGGAGTCCCGACGGCACATGGCTGGGGATTGTTGATAACCACGTCATCCGTATCCGTCAGGAAGGAACCAGGCTCAGGTTCAGGGGTGCCCCGGAGGAATTCATCCGCCGATACTTCTCTCTCGATATCGACCTGCTCCCTCTTCTTTCGTCCATTGACAACGATCCCGTGATCCACCGGGCAATCGGACAGTGCAACGGCCTGCGCCTTGTGCGCCAGCTCCCCTGGGAGTGCACCGTCTCCTATATCTGCTCGACGAATTCTAATATCCCGACCATCCGACGCAGGATCGGGTTGCTTGCAGAGCGGTTCGGCACCCGGATACAATCCGGGG includes these proteins:
- the porD gene encoding pyruvate synthase subunit PorD, with amino-acid sequence MALATGCRARPGKSRDNKTGSWRVFKPVFDHEKCSKCGMCQTLCPEGCVHEDAEGFFNPDYDYCKGCGICAEECPKEAIAMKQEEK
- a CDS encoding transketolase C-terminal domain-containing protein, producing the protein MLEITEGSHAVAEAVRLCRPQVVSAYPITPQTHIVEALADFVANGKLDAEYITVENELSALSACVGASAAGSRAYSATTSQGLMLMAEVVFNAAGMRLPIVMSIANRAMGAPLSIWNDMQDSISLRDAGWLHFYAEDNQEATDLHFLAFKVAEDPSVQLPVFVCFDGFILSHTYEPVDILTQEQADKFLPAFAPAEKLDAKDPISFGMYATPEYYLEFRYETNEAQKRAKDAIVKYGKEFGALFGRDYSAFIESYRLDDAETAIVAMGSMCGTIKDAIDEMRDDGMKVGLLRIRVFRPFPIEEVAKALTHVKRIAVLDKNVSLGSRGGATAIEVRDALYGSTIPVKGYILGLGGRDIRKKDIKEIVSLCEKGIGDQFYGLRKELI
- a CDS encoding thiamine pyrophosphate-dependent enzyme produces the protein MAEKKKTCDLFDCGHRACGGCGASLAARLVTEAAGPETIVVSSTGCMEVFSTPYPETAWKVPWIHSLFENAAAVASGIDAALKKQGRKEKIVIMAGDGATFDIGMISISGAFERGHDFTYICYDNEAYMNTGIQRSGATPLDASTTTSPAGSQSFGNKRPKKDMPAILAAHGAPYVATASIAYPADLRQKVEKAINTKGPCYVQVHAPCCTGWGFEGEQTIAIAKLAIETGLWPNFEMVDGKVTKVKKVVRKPVTEYLKTQKRFRHLFKPKLQEAEIAAIQAIADRNAEKYGLDIKLPPRKE
- a CDS encoding FKBP-type peptidyl-prolyl cis-trans isomerase, which gives rise to MKKSEKVKGKEAVAAKKKKMRQFAIGAIVALVVVAAVAFYLFNPFFAKTGDTVSVYYTGSLADGTVFDSNRDASPLVFTIGQGKVIPGLEEAVIGMAPNTTKTVHIPMVKAYGPYDSSLVFTVNRSDIAIENPVVGERYSIRRSADNAVAYIKIITMTEDTITIDQNHDLAGKDLVFTITLVRIA
- the nifB gene encoding nitrogenase cofactor biosynthesis protein NifB; translated protein: MPDEVKYAEVQGRKVQWDPAQMRKIKEHPCFSEGACHNFGRCHVPVAPKCNIQCNYCIRDFDCVNESRPGVTTKVLKPDEAMDMVKKVVDKYNYIKVVGIAGPGDPLANEETFETLKQLHEKYPNVIKCISTNGLLLPDKIDLLQKYDVGNITVTLNAIDPEIGAKIYQFVDYQGKRYEGIEGAKLLLSQQMKGIEEAVRRKMIVKINTVYIPGINEDHIPAIAKKVGEMGVYTFNLIPLIAQYKFANITPPTPEMKRKMQDECGKYVKQMRHCQRCRADAIGKLGHDIQSCVYENK